From Haloplasma contractile SSD-17B:
ATACTTATAACAAAAAAATCAAACCTATATAAGACAAGACTATTTTTGTTATTAAACAATTACTATTTCAGCAAAGATAACAAAAGTGGAACTTAAAAAGCATATAGTAGGTGAAATTATGTTTGTACCAAAGCGATATGTATTTGAGCGTGATACATTAGATTATCCATTAGGACAGGAGTTACATGATCAACTAACATCACAAAATAAAAATGTCATTGTTTTGAAGTCAAATCGAGCAGTCCTTGATAAGTTGACATCACTCGAAGAAAAATTTCATTACGGTAAAGAGACATTAATTCTATCTGTCAGACGGTCTTTTAAGTTTATGAGTTGCAGGCCTTCTGCACATTATCAAATGCCGGTAGCAACAGGATGTATGGGCCGCTGTGAATATTGTTATTTAAACACGCAATTAGGAGATAAACCATATGTAAGGGCTTATGTTAATACGGAAGAAATTTTGGATCATGCTAAGAAGTATATTGATAAGAGAGGTAAGATGACCTTATTTGAAGGTGCTTCAACATCCGACCCTTTACCAGTTGAACCGTATACTCACGGGTTAGAGAAATCAATTAAATATTTTGCAGACCAAGATCAGGGACATTTTAGATTTGTTACAAAATATAGTAATGTAGAGCCGCTATTAAATATTGACCACAATAATCATACGGATATTAGGTTTAGTATTAATACCAACTCGATTATTGATGCCTATGAGCATTACACGTCGAAACTCGATTTAAGAATTAATGCAGCAAAAAAAATAGGTGATGCAGGGTATCAATTAGGGTTTATAATAGCACCTGTATTTATGTATGATGGTTGGCGTAAAGAGTACCAAGCATTAATCGATCAGCTTAATCGAACATTTAAAGATTATAAGCATGGAAAAATTACGTTTGAGGTCATTACCCATCGCTATACCGAGAGAGCTAAAAAGCGTATTGAAGAGGTCTTTCCTGAAACAGGTTTACCAATGGATAAGGAAGAGCGAAAGTTTAAGTGGGGTCAATTTGGATATGGTAAATGGATTTATAAACCAGAGGATATGGATGAAGTAAAGGAATTCTTCACAGAACGATTAACGAATATGGACTTTGAGACTGAGTTAAAATACATTGTATAATTTCTTCTATAAAAAACAACTCACTAAATATAAAATTTTTTAGTGAGTTGTTTTATATATTGTTATATATTACAATTTGATTTGTGTCATTAGTATATAATTTATCATCCTTTCTACTGATGATAAATTATATACTAGACTTATATTATAAGTCATTTTTTAAAAAATCAAGCAATAACGTATTGACTCGAGCTGGATTGTCTTGATTTGAATTATGTGCAGCATTCGGAATGATATGAAAATAACAATTTTTTTCATTGTTTAGCCAATAATATGCTTCTTGTTTTATATTGAATGTTTTATCATGTTCACCTGCTAATAGTAAAATTGGTATCTTAATTAAATATCGACGTTCATGATGAAATGTTTTTAACTGTTCATTAAAAATTTTTACAAAATCTTGTTTTCCTATTACTCGATAGGCTTCTTCAATATAATCTTGTACTTGTTTTTTAACACTTGCTAACCGTTTGTTTTGAGAAATTAAATTTTCCCAGGAGTACAC
This genomic window contains:
- the splB gene encoding spore photoproduct lyase, giving the protein MFVPKRYVFERDTLDYPLGQELHDQLTSQNKNVIVLKSNRAVLDKLTSLEEKFHYGKETLILSVRRSFKFMSCRPSAHYQMPVATGCMGRCEYCYLNTQLGDKPYVRAYVNTEEILDHAKKYIDKRGKMTLFEGASTSDPLPVEPYTHGLEKSIKYFADQDQGHFRFVTKYSNVEPLLNIDHNNHTDIRFSINTNSIIDAYEHYTSKLDLRINAAKKIGDAGYQLGFIIAPVFMYDGWRKEYQALIDQLNRTFKDYKHGKITFEVITHRYTERAKKRIEEVFPETGLPMDKEERKFKWGQFGYGKWIYKPEDMDEVKEFFTERLTNMDFETELKYIV